The following are from one region of the Yoonia sp. R2331 genome:
- the ccmA gene encoding heme ABC exporter ATP-binding protein CcmA → MLAVKDLACARGGVPVLENLSFDVAAGQALVLRGPNGVGKTTLLRTLAGLQPALRGTIDYPDGAGAYASHADGVKTALTVTENLTFWADVHDRPMPDGILTAFDLDDLRDRMAGTLSAGQKRRLGLARLGVIGRDVLFLDEPTVSLDRFSVKLFADWMRDHHLAAGGCAVIATHIDLGLDAPELDLTPFVAAPDAGGGSDEAFL, encoded by the coding sequence ATGCTCGCGGTCAAGGATTTGGCCTGCGCGCGCGGCGGTGTCCCGGTCCTTGAAAACCTGTCCTTTGACGTCGCCGCCGGTCAGGCGCTTGTGCTGCGCGGCCCCAACGGTGTCGGCAAAACCACCCTGTTGCGCACGCTCGCGGGCCTGCAACCGGCGCTGCGTGGCACGATTGATTACCCCGATGGTGCAGGTGCCTATGCCAGCCATGCAGACGGGGTCAAGACCGCGCTGACCGTGACAGAGAATCTGACATTTTGGGCCGATGTCCACGACCGCCCCATGCCCGATGGCATTCTTACGGCCTTCGATTTGGATGATTTGCGTGACCGCATGGCTGGCACGCTCAGCGCGGGTCAAAAGCGCAGGCTGGGCCTTGCGCGTTTGGGCGTGATCGGCCGCGACGTGTTGTTTCTGGACGAACCCACCGTGTCGCTCGACCGGTTCAGTGTGAAACTGTTTGCCGATTGGATGCGCGACCACCACCTTGCCGCTGGCGGCTGCGCTGTGATCGCCACCCACATCGACCTTGGCCTTGACGCGCCCGAACTGGACCTGACCCCCTTTGTCGCGGCCCCCGATGCAGGCGGCGGCAGTGATGAGGCGTTTCTATGA
- the serS gene encoding serine--tRNA ligase, producing MHDIKTIRENPGAFDAALSRRGMDAMSSRVLDIDSARRAAIQKAEDAQAEANKAAKEVGAAKGRGDEAEFERLRALVAEKKGEIASLQEAAKAHDTELHDLLLAIPNLPYDDVPDGEDEDDNVEIRRAGSPRNFSFDPKEHYEIPAVQDGMDFETAAKLSGSRFVLLSGAVARLHRALAQFMLDVHVEEHGLTETITPVLVREEMMIGTGQLPKFGEDSYQTTNGWWLIPTAEVTLTNIVNGVTVDEDYLPRRYVAHTQCFRSEAGSAGRDTSGMLRQHQFEKVEMVSICHPDHSDAEHQRMTGCAEKILEKLGLAYRTVVLCTGDLGAGMRKTHDIEVWLPGQNTYREISSVSVAGDYQARRMNARFKPAGGGKPQFVHTLNGSGLAVGRALIAVLENGQQEDGSVDLPAALHPYLRGKTRITADGALT from the coding sequence ATGCATGACATCAAAACCATCCGTGAGAACCCCGGCGCATTTGATGCCGCCCTTTCTCGTCGCGGGATGGATGCGATGTCATCCCGCGTGCTGGACATCGACAGCGCCCGGCGTGCGGCTATTCAAAAGGCCGAGGATGCACAGGCGGAGGCCAATAAGGCCGCCAAGGAAGTTGGCGCAGCCAAGGGGCGTGGGGACGAAGCAGAGTTTGAACGCCTGCGCGCGCTGGTCGCTGAAAAGAAGGGCGAAATTGCCAGCCTGCAAGAGGCCGCCAAGGCGCATGACACAGAGCTGCACGATCTGCTGCTGGCGATCCCGAACCTGCCCTATGACGATGTGCCTGACGGCGAAGACGAGGACGACAACGTCGAAATTCGCCGCGCAGGCAGCCCGCGCAATTTCAGCTTTGATCCCAAAGAGCACTATGAAATCCCCGCCGTGCAGGACGGCATGGATTTTGAAACTGCCGCGAAGCTATCTGGAAGCCGCTTTGTCCTGCTGTCGGGCGCGGTTGCGCGGCTGCACCGGGCGCTGGCGCAGTTCATGCTCGATGTGCATGTGGAAGAACACGGGTTGACCGAAACCATCACGCCCGTGCTTGTCCGTGAAGAGATGATGATCGGCACCGGGCAACTGCCAAAGTTTGGCGAGGACAGCTATCAAACCACAAACGGCTGGTGGCTGATCCCCACCGCCGAAGTGACGCTGACCAATATCGTGAATGGTGTGACGGTGGATGAGGATTATCTGCCGCGCCGCTATGTGGCCCATACCCAGTGTTTCCGGTCCGAGGCAGGGAGTGCCGGGCGCGATACGTCGGGCATGTTGCGCCAGCACCAGTTCGAAAAGGTCGAAATGGTGTCGATCTGCCATCCCGACCATTCGGATGCAGAACATCAGCGGATGACCGGGTGTGCCGAGAAAATCCTTGAAAAACTGGGGCTTGCCTATCGCACCGTGGTGCTTTGCACGGGCGATCTGGGTGCGGGCATGCGCAAGACCCATGACATCGAGGTTTGGCTGCCCGGGCAGAATACCTATCGCGAGATCAGCTCTGTCTCGGTCGCGGGGGATTATCAGGCGCGGCGCATGAACGCGCGGTTCAAGCCCGCAGGCGGCGGCAAGCCGCAGTTCGTGCATACGCTGAACGGGTCCGGTCTGGCCGTGGGGCGCGCGCTGATTGCGGTGCTGGAAAACGGCCAGCAAGAGGATGGATCAGTTGATCTGCCTGCGGCCTTGCATCCCTATCTGCGCGGCAAGACGCGGATCAC
- the secD gene encoding protein translocase subunit SecD yields MLNISPFRQVMIWLTVAVGLLLAMPNGFYPRVEAHNDAIATGAEDSSWPSFLPSGLVNLGLDLRGGAHLLAEVHVTDVHEAIMLATWPEVRDALAAERDTVGFVERDESAAPNILRVRISEPTGIDRALEIVRGLARPVQSITGVGTTDIVVSNQGPLITIELSEAEQAAIDERTMQQSLEIIRRRIDEAGTREPTIQRQGVDRVLVQVPGVGSAQEVKDLIGQTAQLTFQPVVNRASSADQPAGAGNETLPSIDEEGVFYILEQQPVVTGEELVDAQPAFDQNGRPAVNFRFNVSGARKFGDYTLDNIGSPFAIVLDDQVISAPVIQSHIPGGSGIITGNFSVEESTELAILLRAGALPAELTFLEERTIGPELGQDSIDAGKVACLVAGLAVLLYMFASYGLFGVFANVALVVNVGLIFGLLSLIGATLTLPGIAGIVLTIGMAVDANVIVFERIREELKTAKGPARAIELGYEKALSSIIDANTTTFITALILYVMGSGPVRGFAITLGLGIITSVFTAIFVTRALIAIWFARRRPKTIEV; encoded by the coding sequence ATGCTGAATATCTCTCCGTTCCGGCAGGTCATGATCTGGCTGACGGTGGCCGTTGGCCTATTGCTGGCGATGCCCAATGGGTTTTACCCGCGGGTAGAGGCCCACAATGACGCCATCGCCACCGGGGCAGAGGACAGCAGCTGGCCGTCTTTCCTGCCTTCTGGCCTCGTGAACCTTGGCCTTGATCTGCGCGGCGGTGCGCATCTGCTGGCAGAGGTGCATGTGACAGACGTGCACGAGGCAATTATGCTGGCCACATGGCCAGAAGTCCGCGATGCGCTGGCCGCAGAGCGTGACACCGTCGGCTTTGTCGAACGCGATGAATCGGCCGCACCCAATATCCTGCGGGTGCGCATTTCCGAACCCACCGGCATCGACCGCGCGCTTGAAATCGTGCGTGGCCTTGCGCGGCCCGTGCAGTCGATCACCGGGGTCGGCACCACCGACATCGTCGTCAGCAATCAGGGCCCGCTGATCACGATTGAACTTTCCGAAGCGGAACAGGCCGCCATCGACGAACGCACCATGCAGCAGTCGCTGGAAATTATCCGCCGCCGCATTGATGAGGCGGGCACACGCGAACCCACCATCCAGCGCCAGGGCGTTGATCGCGTACTTGTGCAGGTGCCCGGCGTCGGCTCTGCGCAAGAGGTCAAGGATTTGATCGGCCAGACAGCGCAGCTGACGTTTCAGCCTGTTGTGAACCGCGCATCTTCAGCTGACCAACCCGCAGGCGCTGGCAATGAAACCCTGCCATCCATCGACGAAGAAGGCGTGTTCTACATCCTCGAACAGCAACCCGTTGTGACGGGCGAGGAATTGGTCGATGCCCAGCCCGCCTTTGACCAAAACGGGCGGCCCGCCGTCAACTTCCGCTTCAACGTCTCGGGCGCACGTAAATTCGGCGACTATACGCTGGACAACATCGGCTCACCTTTTGCCATCGTGCTGGATGATCAGGTGATCAGCGCCCCCGTTATCCAAAGCCATATTCCCGGCGGGTCCGGCATCATCACCGGCAACTTCTCAGTCGAGGAATCGACCGAACTTGCGATCCTGCTCAGGGCAGGGGCCTTGCCCGCAGAACTCACCTTTCTCGAAGAACGCACTATCGGACCGGAACTTGGACAAGACAGCATTGATGCGGGCAAGGTCGCTTGCCTCGTCGCGGGCCTTGCCGTGCTGCTTTACATGTTTGCGAGCTACGGCCTCTTTGGGGTCTTTGCCAACGTGGCCCTTGTGGTCAACGTCGGTCTGATCTTTGGCCTTCTGTCCCTGATCGGGGCTACGTTAACATTGCCGGGTATCGCGGGCATCGTCTTGACCATCGGTATGGCGGTGGACGCCAACGTGATCGTCTTTGAGCGAATCCGCGAAGAACTCAAAACCGCCAAAGGACCGGCACGCGCGATCGAACTGGGCTATGAAAAGGCGCTGTCGTCGATCATCGATGCCAACACCACAACCTTTATCACCGCGCTGATCCTTTATGTCATGGGCTCTGGCCCTGTGCGCGGCTTTGCCATCACGCTGGGCCTTGGGATCATCACATCGGTCTTCACGGCCATCTTCGTCACACGTGCGCTGATCGCGATTTGGTTCGCCCGTCGTCGCCCCAAAACAATCGAGGTCTGA
- the yajC gene encoding preprotein translocase subunit YajC, whose amino-acid sequence MQGIGQIIPLLLIFGIMYFLLIRPQQKKLKEHQAMVAALRRGDRVITQGGIVGKVTKVKEDDNEIEVEIASGVNVRVVRSTIATVLNKTEPAK is encoded by the coding sequence ATGCAGGGTATTGGCCAAATCATTCCGCTCTTGTTGATCTTCGGGATCATGTATTTCCTGTTGATCCGGCCACAGCAGAAAAAGCTGAAGGAACATCAGGCCATGGTGGCGGCCCTGCGCCGCGGTGACCGCGTGATCACCCAAGGGGGCATCGTCGGCAAAGTGACCAAGGTCAAGGAAGACGACAACGAGATCGAGGTCGAGATCGCAAGCGGCGTCAACGTCCGCGTTGTGCGCTCGACCATCGCTACCGTTCTGAACAAGACCGAGCCTGCAAAATAA
- a CDS encoding DsbE family thiol:disulfide interchange protein: MAKVSPLLVIPPVVFAALAGLFFAGLMRDNAGEIPSTLVGQQAPGVPAEAVPGTTQLTDADLRSGEVTLVNFWASWCPPCRAEHPNLLALQADGVRIAGVNFRDAADDASAYLIEDENPFFATGFDPRGRIAIDWGVTAPPETFIVDGDGTVLFRYIGPLVASDYEQRFLPELEKALAR, encoded by the coding sequence ATGGCTAAGGTCTCGCCACTTCTTGTAATCCCCCCGGTGGTCTTTGCAGCCCTTGCCGGGCTCTTCTTTGCTGGCTTGATGCGCGACAACGCAGGAGAGATCCCCTCGACCCTGGTGGGCCAACAAGCCCCCGGTGTCCCGGCAGAGGCTGTGCCGGGCACCACCCAATTGACGGATGCAGATTTGCGCAGTGGCGAGGTCACGCTGGTCAACTTCTGGGCCTCATGGTGTCCGCCGTGCCGCGCCGAACACCCCAACTTGCTGGCCTTGCAGGCGGATGGGGTGCGCATCGCAGGCGTGAATTTCCGGGATGCCGCCGATGATGCCAGCGCCTATCTGATCGAGGACGAAAACCCGTTCTTCGCCACCGGCTTTGATCCGCGCGGGCGCATCGCAATTGACTGGGGTGTGACCGCACCGCCAGAGACCTTTATCGTCGATGGCGACGGCACCGTGCTCTTCCGTTACATTGGGCCGCTTGTCGCCTCGGACTATGAACAGCGGTTCCTGCCCGAACTGGAAAAAGCATTGGCGCGCTGA
- the ccmD gene encoding heme exporter protein CcmD produces the protein MPDLGKYAVEVLAAYGVSLTLLVLIVWLSVRRSRAVKAALEKVEHG, from the coding sequence GTGCCTGATCTGGGAAAATACGCCGTCGAAGTGCTGGCCGCCTACGGTGTCAGCCTGACCCTTTTGGTCCTGATCGTTTGGTTGTCCGTGCGTCGGTCGCGCGCTGTCAAAGCGGCATTGGAAAAGGTGGAACATGGCTAA
- a CDS encoding DUF1801 domain-containing protein: MNTSPEVDAWLAAYDNPQKDLVAAVREAILAADDRVTECIKWQAPTFVYKGNIASFFPKAKKHASLMFHKGATIPGNWPALEGDAAEGRSMKFADADDLAAKRDQLVGVVKAWCDMQDG; the protein is encoded by the coding sequence ATGAACACATCTCCCGAAGTCGATGCATGGCTCGCCGCCTACGACAACCCACAGAAAGACCTTGTTGCCGCCGTCCGAGAGGCCATTCTGGCCGCCGATGACCGCGTGACCGAATGTATCAAATGGCAGGCGCCCACCTTCGTCTACAAGGGCAACATCGCGTCGTTCTTTCCCAAGGCCAAAAAACACGCCTCACTGATGTTCCACAAGGGCGCGACCATCCCCGGCAACTGGCCAGCCTTGGAAGGCGACGCCGCTGAGGGCCGCTCGATGAAGTTCGCCGATGCCGACGACCTCGCAGCCAAACGGGACCAACTGGTGGGCGTGGTAAAGGCGTGGTGCGACATGCAGGATGGGTAG
- the secF gene encoding protein translocase subunit SecF, with amino-acid sequence MRLRLVKETTNFDFFSRARLWLGISMALIVVALISFAIQGLNYGIDFQGGTSIRTDGEVAVDVGAYRAALEPLELGDVSITEVFDPTFEADQNVAMIRISAQEGDEAVSSDTVAAVMAALQSVDPTIDQTSVESVGPKVSGELIRTAFIAVALAVVAILFYIWLRFEWQFAVGAVLALVHDVALTVGIFSELQIRFDLAIVAALLTIVGYSINDTVIVFDRVRENLRKYKKRDLKEVLNVSINETLSRTLMTSGTTLLALLALFVLGGDVIRGFVFAMMWGVVIGTYSSIFVATAILLVLGVKRDWSKQNLDKGNRYADIDA; translated from the coding sequence ATGCGCCTGAGACTGGTCAAGGAAACCACCAATTTCGACTTCTTCAGCCGCGCGCGGCTTTGGCTTGGCATCTCGATGGCGTTGATCGTAGTGGCGTTGATCTCATTTGCGATCCAGGGCCTGAACTACGGCATCGACTTTCAGGGCGGGACTTCGATACGCACCGATGGCGAGGTCGCCGTCGACGTCGGCGCCTATCGCGCAGCCCTTGAGCCGCTCGAATTGGGCGATGTCTCGATCACAGAGGTGTTCGACCCCACGTTCGAGGCTGACCAAAACGTCGCAATGATCCGTATTTCTGCACAAGAAGGCGATGAGGCCGTATCTTCGGACACAGTCGCCGCAGTGATGGCCGCGCTCCAATCAGTCGACCCCACGATTGACCAGACATCCGTTGAATCCGTCGGCCCCAAGGTCTCGGGCGAATTGATCCGTACAGCATTCATCGCCGTCGCCCTCGCGGTTGTGGCGATCCTGTTCTACATCTGGCTGCGCTTTGAATGGCAGTTTGCCGTGGGCGCGGTGTTGGCACTGGTCCACGACGTGGCCCTGACCGTTGGTATCTTCTCAGAACTGCAAATCCGCTTTGACCTTGCCATTGTCGCGGCCCTTCTGACCATCGTCGGTTATTCGATCAACGACACGGTGATCGTCTTTGACCGCGTCCGTGAAAACCTGCGCAAATACAAGAAACGCGACCTCAAAGAGGTGTTGAACGTCTCGATCAACGAAACCCTCAGCCGGACCTTGATGACCTCCGGCACGACACTGCTGGCGCTTCTGGCGCTCTTTGTGCTGGGCGGTGATGTGATCCGTGGCTTTGTCTTTGCGATGATGTGGGGCGTGGTGATCGGCACATATTCCTCGATCTTCGTGGCCACCGCGATCCTGCTGGTGCTGGGCGTCAAGCGGGACTGGTCCAAGCAGAACCTCGACAAAGGCAACCGCTATGCGGATATCGACGCCTGA
- a CDS encoding heme ABC transporter permease, giving the protein MSLWELANPKRFMGWTAPVLPWAFGGAALCLGIGLIWGFFFTPDDFRQGSTVKIIYLHVPSALMAINTWFMMLVASLIWLIRRHHVSALAAKAAAPVGIVMTLMALFTGAIWGQPMWGTYWAWDPRLTSFLILFLFYLGYVALWAAIEDADTAADLTSILCLVGSVFAILSRYAVNFWNQGLHQGASLSLDAEENVADVFWIPLLVCIAGFVLLFIALVLLRTRTEIRARRIKALMARAARA; this is encoded by the coding sequence ATGTCATTGTGGGAACTCGCAAATCCGAAACGTTTCATGGGCTGGACAGCCCCGGTTTTGCCGTGGGCCTTTGGTGGTGCGGCACTCTGCCTTGGCATTGGGCTAATCTGGGGTTTTTTCTTCACGCCAGACGACTTCCGGCAGGGCTCAACCGTCAAAATCATCTACCTGCACGTGCCCTCGGCGCTGATGGCGATCAACACGTGGTTCATGATGCTGGTCGCTTCACTGATCTGGTTGATCCGGCGGCACCACGTCTCGGCCCTTGCGGCCAAAGCGGCGGCCCCGGTCGGCATTGTCATGACGCTTATGGCGCTGTTCACCGGCGCCATCTGGGGCCAGCCGATGTGGGGCACCTATTGGGCGTGGGATCCGCGCCTGACCTCTTTTTTGATCCTGTTCCTGTTCTATCTGGGCTACGTCGCCCTTTGGGCTGCGATCGAGGATGCAGATACCGCCGCAGACCTGACGTCAATTCTGTGTCTCGTCGGCTCTGTCTTTGCGATCCTGTCGCGGTATGCGGTGAACTTCTGGAACCAGGGCCTGCACCAAGGCGCATCCCTGTCGCTCGACGCCGAGGAAAACGTGGCTGACGTCTTCTGGATCCCGCTGCTGGTCTGCATCGCAGGCTTCGTTCTGTTGTTCATCGCCCTTGTCTTGCTGCGCACACGCACTGAAATCCGCGCCCGCCGGATCAAGGCCCTGATGGCGAGGGCCGCGCGTGCCTGA
- the ccmB gene encoding heme exporter protein CcmB has product MKALILRDLRLAVRAGGGFGLGLAFFLIVVVLVPFGVGPEREVLARIAPGILWVASLLAALLSLDRIFALDFEDGSLALLATSPIPAEGVVLAKAVAHWITTGLPLTLAAPVLGFLLHLPPQGYGILLLSLLLGTPALSMIGTFGAALTVGLRRGGLLLSLLVLPLYVPTLIFGAEAVRRGIDGLSTTAPLMLLAAITAASVALLPFAAATVLRINLR; this is encoded by the coding sequence ATGAAGGCGCTGATCCTGCGCGATCTGCGCCTAGCCGTGCGGGCAGGGGGCGGCTTTGGACTTGGTCTTGCCTTCTTTCTGATCGTTGTGGTGCTGGTCCCCTTCGGTGTGGGACCAGAGCGCGAGGTTCTGGCCCGCATCGCCCCCGGCATCCTCTGGGTAGCGTCCCTTTTGGCGGCACTCCTGTCGCTCGATCGGATTTTTGCGCTTGATTTTGAGGATGGGTCGCTGGCACTTCTCGCGACTTCGCCGATCCCGGCCGAGGGCGTGGTACTGGCCAAGGCCGTCGCGCATTGGATCACCACTGGCCTGCCGCTGACCCTTGCCGCACCCGTGTTGGGCTTTTTGCTGCACCTGCCGCCACAGGGCTACGGCATCTTGCTGCTGTCCCTGCTGCTGGGCACGCCTGCGCTGTCGATGATCGGCACCTTTGGGGCGGCCCTGACCGTCGGCCTGCGCCGCGGCGGGCTGTTGCTGTCACTGCTGGTGCTGCCGCTCTATGTCCCGACCTTGATCTTCGGGGCAGAGGCGGTGCGCCGTGGCATCGACGGGCTGTCCACTACCGCGCCCCTGATGCTGCTTGCCGCGATCACTGCGGCCTCGGTTGCGCTGCTTCCGTTTGCGGCTGCGACCGTGTTGCGCATCAACCTGCGGTGA
- a CDS encoding Mth938-like domain-containing protein, protein MRLNEVTYTDAKPVDGYGPGFFRIGGQVFEGPVLVLPTGVSSWGGYTDTDTLSKADIDVVFVGTGADVAHVPADFRTTLEEAGLGVEAMASPAACRTYNVLLSEGRRVALALIPV, encoded by the coding sequence ATGCGCCTCAATGAGGTGACATATACCGATGCCAAGCCCGTGGATGGCTATGGCCCCGGCTTTTTCCGCATTGGCGGTCAAGTCTTCGAAGGGCCTGTGCTTGTGCTGCCAACTGGTGTCAGCTCATGGGGCGGCTATACCGACACCGACACCCTGTCGAAGGCCGACATTGACGTGGTCTTCGTCGGCACCGGTGCAGATGTCGCCCATGTGCCTGCCGATTTCCGCACCACGCTGGAAGAGGCGGGGCTGGGGGTTGAGGCGATGGCCTCTCCCGCCGCCTGCCGCACCTACAACGTGCTGCTCAGCGAAGGGCGGCGCGTGGCGCTGGCCCTGATCCCGGTCTAG
- a CDS encoding LuxR C-terminal-related transcriptional regulator: MLTEDEKAHLGRALAALGQDDAPWQSVAALAQLAQAGTDVSVDFSTTETLGAPVIIAQRSAPPLPEGLTPRQQEVCALVAQGLSNKAIARALDISPATVKDHVHAILTALNLRSRSEVVSYLHHGKV, encoded by the coding sequence ATGTTGACGGAAGACGAAAAGGCGCATCTGGGCCGGGCGCTTGCGGCGCTGGGGCAGGATGATGCGCCGTGGCAATCGGTGGCCGCTTTGGCGCAGTTGGCGCAGGCAGGCACGGATGTCAGTGTGGATTTCAGCACAACCGAAACGCTGGGCGCACCGGTCATCATCGCGCAGCGCAGTGCGCCGCCCCTGCCCGAGGGGCTGACGCCGCGCCAGCAAGAGGTCTGCGCCCTTGTGGCCCAAGGCCTGTCGAACAAGGCGATTGCGCGGGCGTTGGACATCAGCCCGGCCACGGTCAAGGACCATGTCCACGCGATCCTGACTGCGCTGAACCTGCGGAGCCGTAGCGAAGTGGTATCGTATCTGCATCACGGCAAAGTCTAG
- a CDS encoding nuclear transport factor 2 family protein: MLPTQIANFFLAMQAGKAGAEALAAHFAEDAVYEEPFTGETRRHTGRDAVMQAMALGWDNPMPDMRINVDRVETNGAVIDLDWTCFSPAIPGGQGRGHNRYVMRDGLIAELVTTLEGPKP; encoded by the coding sequence ATGCTACCCACCCAGATTGCGAACTTCTTTCTGGCCATGCAAGCCGGGAAGGCCGGGGCAGAGGCTCTGGCCGCCCATTTTGCCGAAGATGCGGTCTATGAAGAACCCTTTACCGGTGAAACCCGCCGCCACACCGGCCGCGACGCGGTCATGCAGGCGATGGCGCTGGGTTGGGACAACCCGATGCCCGACATGCGTATCAATGTGGACCGGGTTGAAACGAATGGTGCCGTGATCGACCTCGACTGGACCTGTTTTTCACCCGCCATCCCCGGCGGGCAGGGGCGCGGTCACAACCGCTATGTGATGCGCGACGGCTTGATCGCGGAACTGGTGACAACATTGGAAGGACCGAAACCATGA